The following proteins are co-located in the Shouchella hunanensis genome:
- the asnS gene encoding asparagine--tRNA ligase: MKTTIAQVGQYVDKEVTIGAWLANKRSSGKIAFLQLRDGTGFIQGVVVKAEVEEALFQQAKALTQETSLYVTGIVREDERSPFGYELTVTGIDIIHEAEGYPITPKAHGTEFLMDNRHLWIRSKKQHAVMKIRNQIIKSTFDFFFSKGFTKLDSPILTGSSPEGTSELFHTKYFDEDAFLSQSGQLYAEAGAMALNRVFTFGPTFRAEKSKTRRHLIEFWMIEPEMAFVEHEESLDLQEEYVCYLAEQVRMNCDLELDLLERDKEKLAAIKGPFPRVTYDDALELLHKKGFDDIVWGDDFGSPHETALAEHYDKPVFITRYPKSLKPFYMQPAPDRDDVVLCADLIAPEGYGEIIGGSERIHDYDLLKQEIEAHGLPLDAYQWYLDLRKYGSVPHSGFGLGLERTVAWLSGIEHVRETIAFPRLLNRLYP, encoded by the coding sequence TTGAAAACAACGATTGCCCAAGTAGGTCAATATGTAGACAAAGAAGTAACCATCGGAGCATGGCTTGCAAATAAACGATCAAGTGGAAAGATCGCTTTTCTGCAATTACGAGACGGTACAGGTTTTATTCAAGGTGTAGTGGTAAAAGCAGAAGTAGAAGAAGCACTATTCCAGCAAGCAAAAGCACTAACTCAGGAAACGTCGCTTTATGTTACTGGCATTGTTCGCGAAGATGAGCGTTCCCCATTTGGCTACGAGCTCACAGTAACAGGTATTGACATTATTCATGAAGCAGAAGGGTATCCAATTACACCTAAAGCCCACGGAACAGAGTTTTTAATGGACAATCGTCACTTATGGATTCGTTCAAAAAAACAGCATGCTGTGATGAAAATTCGAAACCAAATCATTAAATCAACGTTTGATTTTTTCTTTTCAAAAGGTTTTACAAAATTAGATTCACCGATTTTAACAGGTAGTTCACCTGAGGGCACTTCTGAGCTATTCCATACGAAATATTTTGATGAAGATGCGTTTTTATCGCAAAGTGGACAACTTTACGCTGAAGCTGGTGCAATGGCGTTAAATCGTGTATTCACGTTTGGACCAACCTTTCGAGCGGAAAAATCAAAAACGAGACGCCATCTCATTGAATTTTGGATGATCGAACCCGAAATGGCTTTTGTTGAGCACGAAGAAAGCTTAGATTTACAAGAAGAGTATGTGTGCTATTTAGCTGAGCAGGTTCGAATGAATTGTGATTTAGAACTTGATCTTTTGGAAAGAGACAAAGAGAAGCTTGCTGCAATTAAAGGTCCGTTTCCTCGCGTAACATACGACGATGCGTTAGAGCTCTTACATAAGAAAGGCTTTGACGATATTGTCTGGGGCGATGACTTTGGTTCACCTCATGAGACAGCGTTAGCAGAGCATTACGACAAACCAGTATTTATTACACGCTACCCAAAATCTCTGAAGCCGTTTTACATGCAGCCAGCTCCAGATCGAGATGATGTTGTATTATGTGCCGATTTAATTGCACCAGAGGGCTACGGTGAAATTATTGGTGGATCAGAACGCATTCATGACTACGATTTGTTAAAACAAGAAATTGAAGCACATGGTTTACCATTAGATGCTTATCAATGGTATTTAGATTTAAGAAAATATGGTTCAGTTCCACATTCAGGGTTTGGATTAGGATTGGAGCGTACCGTTGCTTGGCTTTCTGGCATTGAACATGTTCGAGAAACGATTGCGTTTCCACGCTTGTTAAATCGTTTATACCCGTAA
- a CDS encoding DUF5590 domain-containing protein, with protein MKKKGIIISLLVSLFLLSGLSIWLYSTIRAPLATEGEDARTVALNYNLLSTVSDVSHYYGGDSYWVLEGTNDDGEDQLLFLHQDYEESDEYYLLSPTDGVEKSEMVDTVSQDLNVTSFESIRLGVENGQPVYEFTYVTNGSRVFYYTLFETGAYLKSYSIHTAA; from the coding sequence ATGAAGAAAAAAGGAATTATTATTTCGCTACTCGTTAGTTTGTTTCTTCTTAGTGGCTTGAGTATTTGGCTGTACAGTACAATCCGTGCACCGTTAGCAACAGAAGGGGAAGACGCACGCACGGTTGCTCTAAACTATAATTTATTATCTACCGTAAGCGATGTCTCCCATTATTATGGTGGTGACAGTTACTGGGTCTTGGAAGGCACCAATGATGACGGAGAAGACCAATTGTTATTTTTGCATCAGGACTATGAAGAATCGGATGAATATTATTTACTTTCTCCTACAGATGGTGTAGAAAAAAGTGAAATGGTTGATACTGTATCACAAGACTTAAACGTAACGTCCTTTGAATCAATCCGACTTGGTGTTGAAAATGGACAACCAGTGTATGAATTTACATACGTAACAAATGGTTCAAGGGTTTTTTACTATACATTGTTTGAAACAGGTGCGTATTTAAAGAGTTACAGTATTCACACAGCTGCTTAA
- a CDS encoding YpmA family protein, translated as MENTDMKMKVLSTVTIDRTDDFYKVVDQLNRTLKEKGLTFGFALDAKDSEKIVFTIYEV; from the coding sequence ATGGAAAATACCGATATGAAAATGAAAGTATTATCAACAGTGACAATTGATCGTACAGATGATTTCTACAAAGTCGTTGATCAATTAAATCGAACGTTAAAAGAAAAAGGATTAACATTTGGTTTTGCTCTTGATGCCAAAGACTCTGAAAAAATTGTTTTTACCATTTATGAAGTGTAG
- a CDS encoding amidohydrolase, whose amino-acid sequence MDTLIYNATIITMDEEETVIDRGYIRFNEASIVTIAEGEPTQEEKEGTVQRNANGKWLMPGLVNTHGHPGMTLLRGISDDQPLQEWLEQSIWPAEQQFNERTLHVARDVSMIEMIASGTTAFVDMYHLGLPAFANRIKEVGLRATLMRSVIGLCSKEEQDEKLAESLSFATAFHGEANGRITTMLAPHAPYTCPPDYIDRIVEAARDADLPVHMHLAETRKEIHDFMDQHGMHPLELLEERELLAGTKWLFAHCVHMYEQHFELIQQRGSMISHNPMSNMKLGSGIAPVASMLKHGIPVSIGTDSVASNNHLDLFEEMRFALLLQRGVNEQADLVKTYEGLKMATINGSKATYVNQVGALRPGNEADFIMLSPHQAHFLPEQRVLSHLVFSAKGTDVTDVFVQGKPLYRDKEFVTMDKEKIMAEARSISK is encoded by the coding sequence GTGGATACACTGATTTATAATGCAACCATTATCACAATGGATGAAGAAGAAACGGTTATTGATCGTGGCTATATACGTTTTAATGAAGCAAGTATTGTGACCATTGCGGAAGGAGAACCGACGCAAGAAGAAAAAGAGGGGACTGTACAACGAAATGCCAATGGGAAATGGCTCATGCCAGGTCTTGTTAATACGCATGGTCATCCAGGTATGACGCTTTTAAGAGGGATTAGTGATGATCAGCCACTACAAGAGTGGCTTGAACAATCCATTTGGCCAGCAGAGCAACAATTCAATGAAAGGACTTTACATGTTGCACGAGATGTCAGTATGATTGAAATGATTGCTTCTGGAACAACGGCTTTTGTAGATATGTATCATCTTGGCTTACCGGCTTTTGCTAACAGAATTAAAGAAGTCGGTTTACGCGCAACGTTAATGCGTTCGGTAATTGGGCTTTGTTCTAAGGAAGAACAAGATGAAAAGCTAGCAGAGTCCCTTTCGTTTGCGACAGCCTTCCACGGTGAAGCAAACGGACGAATTACAACGATGTTAGCCCCTCATGCCCCTTACACGTGCCCACCGGACTATATTGACCGTATTGTAGAAGCCGCTCGTGATGCTGATTTACCTGTTCATATGCATCTGGCAGAAACGAGAAAAGAAATCCATGATTTTATGGATCAACACGGCATGCATCCGTTGGAGTTATTGGAAGAACGTGAATTGCTAGCAGGTACGAAATGGCTATTCGCCCATTGTGTTCATATGTATGAGCAACATTTTGAGCTAATTCAACAAAGAGGATCAATGATCTCTCACAATCCCATGAGTAATATGAAACTTGGATCAGGAATAGCCCCAGTAGCATCCATGCTAAAGCATGGTATTCCAGTATCGATTGGAACTGACTCAGTTGCATCAAATAATCATTTAGATTTGTTTGAAGAAATGCGATTTGCGTTACTGTTGCAGCGTGGTGTAAATGAACAGGCTGATCTTGTTAAAACATACGAAGGCTTAAAAATGGCGACAATAAATGGCTCGAAGGCAACGTATGTCAATCAAGTAGGTGCACTACGGCCTGGCAATGAAGCCGATTTTATTATGCTCTCTCCACATCAAGCTCACTTTTTGCCTGAACAACGTGTACTATCTCATCTCGTTTTCTCTGCTAAGGGAACTGACGTTACGGATGTGTTTGTTCAAGGAAAACCATTGTATCGCGACAAAGAATTCGTTACGATGGATAAAGAAAAAATTATGGCAGAAGCTCGTTCCATCTCTAAATAA